The Haloplanus sp. CK5-1 genome contains a region encoding:
- a CDS encoding DUF7346 family protein, whose translation MRTVRDDDGRTFLLVKQSSESSLVRDPETGSERYLPNDALTVDDEASPLVTAAGAVPASVRRLLTATPDEQALGLLVELADRGPLAVRTLLEAYDLCESDLHGLLAECRAAGLIAEARVAGERGYDATETTREAVSLLRE comes from the coding sequence ATGCGAACCGTCCGGGACGACGATGGGAGGACGTTCCTGCTCGTGAAGCAGTCGTCGGAGTCGAGTCTCGTCCGGGACCCCGAAACCGGGAGCGAACGCTACCTGCCGAACGACGCGTTGACCGTCGACGACGAGGCGTCGCCGCTCGTGACCGCGGCCGGTGCGGTGCCGGCGTCGGTTCGACGGCTCCTCACCGCGACCCCCGACGAACAGGCACTCGGCCTGCTGGTCGAACTCGCCGATCGGGGACCGCTCGCCGTGCGGACGCTCTTGGAGGCGTACGACCTCTGTGAGAGCGACCTGCACGGACTGCTCGCGGAGTGTCGGGCCGCCGGGCTGATCGCCGAGGCGCGCGTCGCGGGGGAGCGGGGCTACGACGCCACCGAGACGACGCGGGAGGCAGTGTCGCTGCTGCGTGAGTGA
- a CDS encoding DUF7322 domain-containing protein produces the protein MPLDPWPDEPEQPDPEVDPESRWGDPEQDLPRIPTPDTDETDVDPEIMETFWRSVLLANVAVFGFALGPMLVYFRGQWTLGLAAVAVGAVAGVRVYQHYRAFETRHGEEGEATGPDDDGADERNA, from the coding sequence GTGCCGCTCGATCCGTGGCCGGACGAACCCGAGCAACCGGACCCCGAAGTCGACCCGGAGTCCCGCTGGGGCGACCCCGAGCAGGACCTGCCGCGGATCCCCACGCCCGACACCGACGAGACGGACGTCGACCCCGAGATCATGGAGACGTTCTGGCGGAGCGTTCTACTGGCGAACGTCGCGGTGTTCGGCTTCGCCCTCGGACCCATGCTCGTGTACTTCCGCGGCCAGTGGACCCTCGGCCTCGCCGCGGTTGCCGTCGGAGCCGTCGCGGGCGTCCGCGTCTACCAACACTACCGCGCGTTCGAGACGCGCCACGGCGAGGAGGGCGAAGCGACCGGTCCCGATGACGACGGGGCCGACGAGCGGAACGCCTAA
- a CDS encoding DUF7331 family protein, producing the protein MSDHVDEGRWDSADDRRPDHDGTDTVEAYEVEDGTVLYDAENPLAWVESSRAVSVHEYA; encoded by the coding sequence ATGTCCGACCACGTCGACGAAGGCAGGTGGGACAGTGCTGACGACCGACGTCCGGATCACGACGGGACCGACACCGTCGAGGCGTACGAAGTCGAGGATGGGACGGTACTCTACGACGCGGAGAACCCCCTCGCGTGGGTGGAGTCGTCGAGGGCGGTGTCCGTCCACGAGTACGCGTAA
- a CDS encoding DNA polymerase domain-containing protein, giving the protein MTQTELTGSWGTTDAERPDAEAVAVAGDAGQSVAEVVDAADLKFPDPEGTVDLSVTQVDYTVEGGGAEEYPVVHLFGRRADGTAEHVRVLGFEPYFYAPTASLDDDDLDRDVITRTETGYESIRGEPLTKICTRTPRDVGQIRDEFDHFEADILFPNRLLIDKDIGGGVRVPVRRLESGPIQVPHDELAAVGPPEADLRVNTFDIEVDDRSGFPEEGEETVVCLTSHDSYRDEYLAWLYEAPDGDGAVSDGLDYDALSDGMDVDVRSFPTEAAMLDAFLSYVEETDPDVLTGWNFEDFDAPYLIDRLETVGARPDVDADLNPERLSRIDEVWRSDWGGPTVKGRVVFDLLYAYKRTQFTELESYRLDAVGEQELGAGKERYTGDIGDLWEDDPERLLEYNLRDVELCVELDRKRDIISFWDEVRTFVGCKLEDAPTPGDAVDVYVLHKVHGDFALPSKGRADAEDYEGGAVFDPITGIKENVSVLDLKSLYPMCMVTINASPETKVDPEDYDGDTYHAPNGTHFRKEPDGVIREMVDELLEEREQKKAERNDHAPDSQAYEQYDRQQQAVKVIMNCFTSDTDVLTPDGVRNIRDLAVGDDVYSIDPEAMSLEVKPVTETHAYPDYRGDLVDIETSKIDFSVTPNHRMLVRKDDTNGVSWDDFRFVEAGDLTESSHYELPHGWDAPDGERVDTVDLTELLDGDYEVWANNEVHGHTLAAEFGWYPDKMEKQGSDGTGYVLSAAQFDDHREYLDDHCSEFYVHAERGRKWIPRFYDGDDFLELLAWYTTEGSVYTSEDKQFDDAFRGSATTVNIAQDVVADGGDVDEHTAIGELLDRMGFDHYADERGYQFTSRLLGRWLEEACGENSFEKRIPEFVFEASAEQKERFLDTLIAGDGDRQVNSWRYSTASERLRDDVLRLCAHLGLTANYNRDGDTWRIYCTENATNSFRMHRSGGRSTAADGAYCVTVADNNTLLAGRNGTFQFVGNSLYGVLGWDRFRLYDREMGAAVTATGRDVIEHTQSAANDVGYEVAYGDTDSVMLEIGEGTVADEVPDEVREAHPDADEADLRRIAGAIETGYELEESINDSYDAFAREELNAHEHRFQIEFEKLYRRFFQAGKKKRYAGHIVWKEGKHVDDIDITGFEYKRSDIAPITKEVQRRVIEMIVTGDDVDDIEEYVHDVIADFEAGNVDLDDVGIPGGIGKRLTAYDTDTAQVRGAKYSNHLLGTNFQRGSKPKRLYLKKVHPEFFRRLEAEEEFDPQTDDLYASFKRDPDVICFEYADQIPEAFEIDWDKMLEKTLKGPIERIIEALGLSWDEVKSGQRQTGLGQF; this is encoded by the coding sequence ATGACTCAGACCGAACTCACCGGGTCTTGGGGCACGACGGACGCCGAGAGACCCGACGCTGAGGCGGTCGCCGTCGCCGGTGACGCGGGGCAGTCGGTCGCGGAAGTCGTCGACGCGGCGGACCTGAAATTTCCGGACCCCGAGGGGACGGTCGACCTCTCGGTCACGCAGGTGGACTACACCGTCGAGGGAGGGGGTGCCGAGGAGTACCCCGTCGTCCACCTGTTCGGCCGACGGGCGGACGGCACGGCCGAACACGTCCGGGTGCTCGGGTTCGAACCCTACTTCTACGCACCGACGGCGAGTCTCGACGACGACGACCTCGACCGCGACGTGATCACGCGCACCGAGACGGGGTACGAGAGCATCCGCGGCGAACCGCTGACGAAGATCTGCACGCGGACGCCCCGCGACGTGGGGCAGATCCGCGACGAGTTCGACCACTTCGAGGCGGACATCCTCTTTCCCAACCGACTGCTGATCGACAAGGACATCGGCGGCGGCGTTCGGGTCCCGGTCCGGCGACTGGAGAGTGGTCCGATTCAGGTCCCACACGACGAACTGGCCGCGGTCGGTCCGCCCGAGGCCGACCTCAGGGTGAACACCTTCGACATCGAGGTCGACGACCGCTCGGGCTTCCCCGAGGAGGGTGAGGAGACGGTCGTCTGTCTCACCAGCCACGACTCCTACCGCGACGAGTACCTCGCGTGGCTCTACGAGGCCCCCGACGGCGACGGGGCGGTATCCGATGGCCTCGACTACGACGCCCTGAGCGACGGGATGGACGTCGACGTCCGGTCGTTCCCGACCGAAGCGGCGATGCTCGATGCCTTCCTCTCCTACGTCGAGGAGACCGACCCCGACGTACTGACGGGGTGGAACTTCGAGGACTTCGACGCTCCGTATCTCATCGACCGACTGGAGACCGTCGGCGCGCGCCCGGACGTAGACGCCGATCTGAACCCCGAGCGTCTGTCGCGGATCGACGAGGTGTGGCGGAGTGACTGGGGCGGCCCCACGGTGAAGGGACGGGTCGTCTTCGACCTCCTGTACGCCTACAAACGCACCCAGTTCACCGAACTGGAGTCGTACCGCCTCGACGCGGTTGGCGAACAGGAACTCGGCGCGGGCAAGGAACGCTACACCGGCGACATCGGCGACCTGTGGGAGGATGACCCCGAGCGCCTGTTGGAGTACAACCTCCGGGACGTGGAACTCTGTGTCGAACTCGACCGCAAGCGCGATATCATCTCTTTCTGGGACGAGGTGCGGACGTTCGTCGGCTGTAAGTTGGAGGACGCCCCTACGCCGGGCGACGCCGTGGACGTGTACGTCCTACACAAGGTCCACGGGGACTTCGCCCTCCCCTCGAAGGGGCGGGCCGACGCCGAGGACTACGAGGGCGGCGCGGTGTTCGACCCCATCACGGGTATCAAGGAGAACGTCAGCGTCCTCGACCTGAAGAGCCTGTACCCCATGTGCATGGTCACCATCAACGCCTCCCCGGAGACGAAAGTCGACCCCGAGGACTACGACGGCGACACCTACCACGCCCCCAACGGGACCCACTTCCGGAAGGAGCCGGACGGCGTCATCCGGGAGATGGTCGACGAGTTGCTGGAGGAGCGCGAACAGAAGAAAGCCGAGCGCAACGACCACGCCCCCGACAGTCAGGCCTACGAGCAGTACGACCGGCAGCAGCAAGCTGTCAAGGTAATCATGAACTGTTTCACGTCCGACACCGACGTGTTGACGCCCGACGGTGTCAGAAATATCCGGGACCTCGCGGTCGGCGACGACGTGTACTCGATCGACCCCGAAGCGATGAGTCTGGAGGTGAAACCGGTAACCGAGACCCACGCGTATCCGGACTACCGCGGCGATCTCGTCGACATCGAGACGAGTAAGATCGACTTCAGCGTCACGCCCAACCATCGGATGCTCGTCCGGAAGGACGACACCAACGGTGTCTCGTGGGACGACTTCCGGTTCGTCGAGGCCGGCGACCTGACCGAGTCGTCACACTACGAACTGCCACACGGCTGGGACGCCCCCGACGGTGAACGAGTTGACACCGTCGATCTGACCGAACTCCTCGACGGCGACTACGAGGTGTGGGCGAACAACGAGGTTCACGGACACACGCTCGCTGCCGAATTCGGCTGGTATCCGGACAAGATGGAAAAACAGGGCAGCGACGGGACGGGATACGTCCTCTCGGCCGCGCAGTTCGACGACCACCGAGAGTATCTGGACGACCACTGCTCCGAGTTCTACGTCCACGCCGAGCGTGGTCGGAAGTGGATACCCCGATTCTACGACGGCGACGACTTCCTCGAACTGTTGGCGTGGTACACCACCGAAGGATCGGTGTACACGTCCGAAGACAAACAGTTCGACGACGCGTTCCGCGGGTCGGCCACGACGGTGAACATCGCACAGGACGTCGTCGCCGACGGCGGTGACGTGGACGAGCACACCGCAATCGGCGAACTCCTCGATCGGATGGGGTTCGACCACTACGCCGACGAGCGAGGATACCAGTTCACCTCCCGACTTCTCGGGCGATGGCTCGAAGAAGCGTGTGGCGAGAACAGTTTCGAGAAGCGGATTCCGGAGTTCGTGTTCGAGGCGAGCGCAGAACAAAAAGAGCGATTCCTCGACACGCTGATCGCCGGCGACGGCGACCGGCAGGTGAACAGTTGGCGGTACTCCACGGCGAGCGAACGACTACGTGACGACGTGCTCCGCCTGTGTGCTCACCTCGGCCTGACCGCGAACTACAACCGCGATGGCGACACGTGGCGCATCTACTGCACCGAGAACGCCACGAACAGTTTCCGGATGCACCGCTCGGGCGGTCGAAGCACCGCCGCCGACGGCGCGTACTGTGTCACCGTCGCGGACAACAACACGCTCCTCGCGGGTCGGAACGGTACATTCCAGTTCGTCGGCAACTCTCTGTACGGCGTTCTGGGATGGGACCGGTTCCGTCTCTACGACCGGGAGATGGGCGCGGCCGTCACCGCCACCGGCCGCGACGTCATCGAACACACCCAGTCCGCCGCCAACGACGTGGGGTACGAGGTGGCTTACGGCGACACCGATTCAGTCATGTTAGAAATCGGAGAGGGAACCGTCGCCGACGAGGTCCCCGACGAGGTACGGGAGGCCCACCCCGACGCCGACGAGGCGGACCTCCGGCGCATCGCCGGGGCCATCGAGACGGGCTACGAACTCGAGGAGAGCATCAACGACTCCTACGACGCCTTCGCCCGCGAGGAGTTGAACGCCCACGAACACCGCTTCCAGATCGAGTTCGAGAAGCTCTACCGGCGGTTCTTCCAGGCGGGCAAGAAGAAGCGCTACGCCGGCCACATCGTCTGGAAGGAGGGAAAACACGTCGACGACATCGACATCACGGGCTTCGAGTACAAGCGCTCTGACATCGCGCCGATCACCAAGGAGGTTCAGCGACGGGTCATCGAGATGATCGTCACCGGCGACGACGTCGACGACATCGAGGAGTACGTCCACGACGTGATCGCCGACTTCGAGGCAGGGAACGTCGATTTAGACGACGTGGGTATCCCCGGCGGGATCGGCAAGCGACTCACGGCCTACGACACAGACACGGCACAGGTCCGGGGCGCGAAGTATTCCAACCACCTCCTCGGGACGAACTTCCAGCGGGGGAGCAAGCCAAAGCGCCTCTACCTGAAGAAGGTCCATCCCGAATTCTTCCGGCGATTGGAGGCCGAGGAGGAGTTCGATCCACAGACCGACGACCTCTACGCGTCGTTCAAGCGCGACCCCGACGTGATCTGTTTCGAGTACGCCGACCAGATCCCCGAGGCGTTCGAGATCGACTGGGACAAGATGCTGGAGAAGACGCTCAAGGGACCGATCGAGCGGATCATCGAGGCACTCGGCCTCTCGTGGGACGAGGTGAAAAGCGGCCAGCGACAGACCGGACTCGGCCAATTCTGA
- a CDS encoding ABC transporter ATP-binding protein encodes MATLQINNLHAEVAEEDGETILRGVDLEVDSGEIHALMGPNGSGKSTTAKVIAGHPAYEVTDGEITLVLDDEDLDDIDGEEPDEKRTWNLLELEPNERAALGIFLGFQYPAEIEGVTMTNFLRQALNAKHEEREELFEEEEEEADADEDDAGYDTSPMEGDVDDGEIGVAEFQQLLKEKMELLDMDEKFAQRYLNAGFSGGEKKQNEVLQAAILEPSIAVLDEIDSGLDIDRLQDVSEGINALRDEQGTGVLQITHYQRILDYVEPDHVHVMIDGEIAKSGGAELAEKLEDEGYDWVREQVYEAA; translated from the coding sequence ATGGCAACACTACAGATCAACAACCTTCACGCGGAAGTCGCAGAAGAGGACGGCGAAACAATCCTCCGTGGCGTCGATCTCGAGGTCGATTCGGGCGAGATTCACGCCCTGATGGGCCCCAACGGATCGGGTAAGTCGACCACCGCGAAGGTGATCGCCGGTCACCCGGCCTACGAGGTCACCGACGGCGAGATCACCCTCGTCCTCGACGACGAGGACCTCGACGACATCGACGGGGAGGAACCCGACGAAAAGCGGACGTGGAACCTCCTCGAACTCGAACCCAACGAGCGCGCGGCACTCGGCATCTTCCTCGGTTTCCAGTATCCGGCCGAGATCGAGGGTGTCACCATGACGAACTTCCTCCGACAGGCGCTCAACGCCAAACACGAGGAGCGCGAGGAGCTGTTCGAGGAGGAGGAAGAGGAGGCCGACGCCGACGAGGACGACGCCGGCTACGACACCTCCCCGATGGAGGGTGACGTCGACGACGGCGAGATCGGCGTCGCCGAGTTCCAGCAACTGTTGAAAGAGAAGATGGAGCTGCTGGACATGGACGAGAAGTTCGCCCAGCGCTACCTCAACGCCGGGTTCTCCGGCGGCGAGAAGAAACAGAACGAGGTGCTGCAGGCGGCGATCCTCGAGCCCTCGATCGCGGTGCTCGACGAGATCGACTCCGGCCTCGACATCGACCGGCTGCAGGACGTCTCCGAGGGGATCAACGCCCTCCGCGACGAACAGGGCACGGGTGTTCTCCAGATCACCCACTACCAGCGCATCCTCGACTACGTCGAACCGGACCACGTTCACGTCATGATCGATGGCGAGATCGCGAAAAGCGGCGGTGCGGAACTGGCCGAGAAGCTCGAGGACGAAGGTTACGACTGGGTCCGCGAGCAGGTCTACGAGGCGGCGTAA
- the sufB gene encoding Fe-S cluster assembly protein SufB encodes MSSNEDLKDTNTEARFEFKKKERSSFQAEKGLTEETIRVISEDKGEPEWMLKRRLRALEHFQEMPMPTDWPGQPDLSEVDVDEIVPYIRPDVETRESVDDWTDLPDDIKDTFDKLGIPEAEKNALSGVGAQYESEVVYQNMQEQWEEKGVIFCNMDEAVREHEDLVREHFMTKCVPPSDNKFAALHGAIWSGGSFVYVPEDTVVEMPVQAYFRMNSEGMGQFEHTLIIAEEGSEVHYIEGCSAPKYSAFNLHSGGVEVFVGEDAHVQYSTVQNWSKNTYNLNTKRALVEADGRMEWISGSMGSKATMLYPASILKGRGASDNHITIAFAGEGQNIDTGAKVYHNAPETKSTIESKSISKDGGRTNYRGLVHIADGASDSSTAVECDALMFDNESTSDTMPYMEINESKVDVAHEATVGKIGDEDIFYLQSRGLDDDDAKQMIVSGFIEPLTEELPIEYAVELNRLVELEMEGSLG; translated from the coding sequence ATGAGCTCGAACGAGGATCTCAAAGACACCAACACCGAAGCGCGATTCGAATTCAAGAAAAAGGAGCGCTCCTCCTTCCAGGCGGAGAAGGGCCTCACCGAGGAGACGATCCGCGTCATCTCGGAGGACAAGGGCGAACCGGAGTGGATGCTGAAGCGGCGTCTCCGCGCACTGGAGCACTTCCAGGAGATGCCGATGCCCACGGACTGGCCTGGCCAGCCCGACCTGAGTGAGGTCGACGTCGACGAAATCGTCCCGTACATCCGGCCCGACGTCGAGACACGCGAGAGCGTCGACGACTGGACGGACCTGCCGGACGACATCAAGGACACCTTCGACAAACTGGGTATCCCCGAGGCCGAGAAGAACGCCCTCTCGGGTGTCGGCGCGCAGTACGAGTCCGAGGTCGTCTACCAGAACATGCAGGAGCAGTGGGAGGAGAAGGGCGTCATCTTCTGCAACATGGACGAGGCCGTCCGAGAGCACGAGGACCTCGTCCGCGAGCACTTCATGACGAAGTGCGTCCCCCCGAGCGACAACAAGTTCGCGGCGCTCCACGGCGCCATCTGGTCCGGTGGGTCGTTCGTCTACGTCCCGGAGGACACCGTCGTCGAGATGCCCGTGCAGGCGTACTTCCGGATGAACTCAGAGGGGATGGGTCAGTTCGAGCACACGCTCATCATCGCCGAGGAGGGGTCGGAGGTTCACTACATCGAGGGCTGTTCGGCCCCGAAGTACTCCGCGTTCAACCTCCACTCCGGCGGCGTCGAGGTGTTCGTCGGTGAGGACGCACACGTCCAGTACTCTACGGTCCAGAACTGGTCGAAGAACACCTACAACCTGAACACGAAGCGTGCGCTCGTCGAGGCCGACGGGCGCATGGAGTGGATCTCCGGCTCCATGGGGTCGAAGGCGACGATGCTCTACCCCGCCTCGATCCTCAAGGGTCGGGGCGCGTCGGACAACCACATCACCATCGCCTTCGCGGGCGAGGGTCAGAACATCGACACCGGGGCGAAGGTGTACCACAACGCCCCGGAGACGAAGTCGACCATCGAGTCCAAGTCCATCTCGAAGGACGGTGGCCGCACCAACTACAGAGGACTGGTCCACATCGCGGACGGCGCGTCGGACTCCTCGACCGCCGTCGAGTGTGACGCGCTGATGTTCGACAACGAGTCCACGTCGGACACCATGCCGTACATGGAGATCAACGAGTCGAAAGTCGACGTGGCCCACGAGGCGACCGTCGGGAAGATCGGCGACGAGGACATCTTCTACCTCCAGAGCCGTGGCCTCGACGACGACGACGCAAAGCAGATGATCGTCTCGGGCTTCATCGAACCGCTCACCGAGGAACTGCCTATCGAGTACGCGGTCGAACTCAACCGTCTCGTCGAACTCGAGATGGAGGGGAGCCTCGGATAA